A stretch of Physeter macrocephalus isolate SW-GA chromosome 1, ASM283717v5, whole genome shotgun sequence DNA encodes these proteins:
- the EIF4A2 gene encoding eukaryotic initiation factor 4A-II isoform X3, producing MSGSSADYNSREHGGPEGMEPDGVIESNWNEIVDNFDDMNLKESLLRGIYAYGFEKPSAIQQRAIIPCIKGYDVIAQAQSGTGKTATFAISILQQLEIEFKETQALVLAPTRELAQQIQKVILALGDYMGATCHACIGGTNVRNEMQKLQAEAPHIVVGTPGRVFDMLNRRYLSPKWIKMFVLDEADEMLSRGFKDQIYEIFQKLNTSIQVVLLSATMPTDVLEVTKKFMRDPIRILVKKEELTLEGIKQFYINVEREEWKLDTLCDLYETLTITQAVIFLNTRRKVDWLTEKMHARDFTVSALHGDMDQKERDVIMREFRSGSSRVLITTDLLARGIDVQQVSLVINYDLPTNRENYIHRGR from the exons ATGTCTGGTAGCTCCGCGGATTATAACAG CAGAGAACATGGCGGCCCAGAGGGAATGGAGCCCGATGGTGTCATCGAG agCAACTGGAATGAGATTGTTGATAACTTTGATGATATGAATTTAAAGGAGTCTCTTCTTCGAGGCATTTATGCTTATGGTTTTGAGAAGCCATCAGCTATTCAGCAGAGAGCTATTATCCCTTGTATTAAAG GGTATGATGTGATTGCTCAAGCTCAGTCAGGTACTGGCAAGACAGCCACATTTGCTATTTCCATCCTGCAACAGTTGGAGATTGAGTTCAAGGAGACCCAAGCACTAGTATTGGCCCCCACCAGAGAACTGGCTCAACAG ATCCAAAAGGTAATTCTGGCACTTGGAGACTATATGGGAGCAACTTGTCATGCCTGCATTGGTGGAACCAATGTTCgaaatgaaatgcaaaaactTCAGGCTGAAGCACCACATATTGTTGTTGGTACACCAGGGAGAGTGTTTGATATGTTAAACAGAAGATACCTTT CTCCAAAATGGATCAAAATGTTTGTTTTGGATGAAGCAGATGAAATGCTGAGCCGAGGGTTTAAGGATCAAATCTATGagattttccaaaaattaaatacaagtatTCAG gtggtgtTGCTTTCTGCCACAATGCCAACGGATGTGTTGGAAGTGACCAAAAAATTCATGAGAGATCCCATTCGCATTCTGGTGAAAAAGGAAGAATTGACCCTTGAAGGAATTAAACAGTTTTATATTAATGTTGAAAGAGAG GAATGGAAGTTGGATACACTTTGTGATTTGTACGAGACACTGACGATTACACAGGCTGTTATTTTTCTCAATACAAGGCGTAAGGTGGACTGGCTCACTGAGAAAATGCATGCCAGGGATTTCACAGTTTCTGCTCTG CATGGTGACATGGACCAGAAGGAAAGAGATGTTATCATGAGGGAATTCCGATCAGGGTCAAGCCGTGTTCTGATCACTACTGACTTGTTG GCTCGTGGGATTGATGTGCAACAAGTGTCATTGGTTATAAACTATGATCTACCTACCAATCGTGAAAACTATATTCACAG gggTCGATAG
- the EIF4A2 gene encoding eukaryotic initiation factor 4A-II isoform X1 produces MSGSSADYNSREHGGPEGMEPDGVIESNWNEIVDNFDDMNLKESLLRGIYAYGFEKPSAIQQRAIIPCIKGYDVIAQAQSGTGKTATFAISILQQLEIEFKETQALVLAPTRELAQQIQKVILALGDYMGATCHACIGGTNVRNEMQKLQAEAPHIVVGTPGRVFDMLNRRYLSPKWIKMFVLDEADEMLSRGFKDQIYEIFQKLNTSIQVVLLSATMPTDVLEVTKKFMRDPIRILVKKEELTLEGIKQFYINVEREEWKLDTLCDLYETLTITQAVIFLNTRRKVDWLTEKMHARDFTVSALHGDMDQKERDVIMREFRSGSSRVLITTDLLARGIDVQQVSLVINYDLPTNRENYIHRIGRGGRFGRKGVAINFVTEEDKRILRDIETFYNTTVEEMPMNVADLI; encoded by the exons ATGTCTGGTAGCTCCGCGGATTATAACAG CAGAGAACATGGCGGCCCAGAGGGAATGGAGCCCGATGGTGTCATCGAG agCAACTGGAATGAGATTGTTGATAACTTTGATGATATGAATTTAAAGGAGTCTCTTCTTCGAGGCATTTATGCTTATGGTTTTGAGAAGCCATCAGCTATTCAGCAGAGAGCTATTATCCCTTGTATTAAAG GGTATGATGTGATTGCTCAAGCTCAGTCAGGTACTGGCAAGACAGCCACATTTGCTATTTCCATCCTGCAACAGTTGGAGATTGAGTTCAAGGAGACCCAAGCACTAGTATTGGCCCCCACCAGAGAACTGGCTCAACAG ATCCAAAAGGTAATTCTGGCACTTGGAGACTATATGGGAGCAACTTGTCATGCCTGCATTGGTGGAACCAATGTTCgaaatgaaatgcaaaaactTCAGGCTGAAGCACCACATATTGTTGTTGGTACACCAGGGAGAGTGTTTGATATGTTAAACAGAAGATACCTTT CTCCAAAATGGATCAAAATGTTTGTTTTGGATGAAGCAGATGAAATGCTGAGCCGAGGGTTTAAGGATCAAATCTATGagattttccaaaaattaaatacaagtatTCAG gtggtgtTGCTTTCTGCCACAATGCCAACGGATGTGTTGGAAGTGACCAAAAAATTCATGAGAGATCCCATTCGCATTCTGGTGAAAAAGGAAGAATTGACCCTTGAAGGAATTAAACAGTTTTATATTAATGTTGAAAGAGAG GAATGGAAGTTGGATACACTTTGTGATTTGTACGAGACACTGACGATTACACAGGCTGTTATTTTTCTCAATACAAGGCGTAAGGTGGACTGGCTCACTGAGAAAATGCATGCCAGGGATTTCACAGTTTCTGCTCTG CATGGTGACATGGACCAGAAGGAAAGAGATGTTATCATGAGGGAATTCCGATCAGGGTCAAGCCGTGTTCTGATCACTACTGACTTGTTG GCTCGTGGGATTGATGTGCAACAAGTGTCATTGGTTATAAACTATGATCTACCTACCAATCGTGAAAACTATATTCACAG AATTGGCAGAGGGGGTCGATTTGGGAGGAAAGGTGTGGCTATAAACTTTGTTACTGAAGAAGACAAGAGGATTCTTCGTGACATTGAGACTTTCTACAATACTACAGTGGAGGAAATGCCAATGAATGTGGCTGACCTTATTTAA
- the EIF4A2 gene encoding eukaryotic initiation factor 4A-II isoform X2 has translation MSGSSADYNREHGGPEGMEPDGVIESNWNEIVDNFDDMNLKESLLRGIYAYGFEKPSAIQQRAIIPCIKGYDVIAQAQSGTGKTATFAISILQQLEIEFKETQALVLAPTRELAQQIQKVILALGDYMGATCHACIGGTNVRNEMQKLQAEAPHIVVGTPGRVFDMLNRRYLSPKWIKMFVLDEADEMLSRGFKDQIYEIFQKLNTSIQVVLLSATMPTDVLEVTKKFMRDPIRILVKKEELTLEGIKQFYINVEREEWKLDTLCDLYETLTITQAVIFLNTRRKVDWLTEKMHARDFTVSALHGDMDQKERDVIMREFRSGSSRVLITTDLLARGIDVQQVSLVINYDLPTNRENYIHRIGRGGRFGRKGVAINFVTEEDKRILRDIETFYNTTVEEMPMNVADLI, from the exons ATGTCTGGTAGCTCCGCGGATTATAACAG AGAACATGGCGGCCCAGAGGGAATGGAGCCCGATGGTGTCATCGAG agCAACTGGAATGAGATTGTTGATAACTTTGATGATATGAATTTAAAGGAGTCTCTTCTTCGAGGCATTTATGCTTATGGTTTTGAGAAGCCATCAGCTATTCAGCAGAGAGCTATTATCCCTTGTATTAAAG GGTATGATGTGATTGCTCAAGCTCAGTCAGGTACTGGCAAGACAGCCACATTTGCTATTTCCATCCTGCAACAGTTGGAGATTGAGTTCAAGGAGACCCAAGCACTAGTATTGGCCCCCACCAGAGAACTGGCTCAACAG ATCCAAAAGGTAATTCTGGCACTTGGAGACTATATGGGAGCAACTTGTCATGCCTGCATTGGTGGAACCAATGTTCgaaatgaaatgcaaaaactTCAGGCTGAAGCACCACATATTGTTGTTGGTACACCAGGGAGAGTGTTTGATATGTTAAACAGAAGATACCTTT CTCCAAAATGGATCAAAATGTTTGTTTTGGATGAAGCAGATGAAATGCTGAGCCGAGGGTTTAAGGATCAAATCTATGagattttccaaaaattaaatacaagtatTCAG gtggtgtTGCTTTCTGCCACAATGCCAACGGATGTGTTGGAAGTGACCAAAAAATTCATGAGAGATCCCATTCGCATTCTGGTGAAAAAGGAAGAATTGACCCTTGAAGGAATTAAACAGTTTTATATTAATGTTGAAAGAGAG GAATGGAAGTTGGATACACTTTGTGATTTGTACGAGACACTGACGATTACACAGGCTGTTATTTTTCTCAATACAAGGCGTAAGGTGGACTGGCTCACTGAGAAAATGCATGCCAGGGATTTCACAGTTTCTGCTCTG CATGGTGACATGGACCAGAAGGAAAGAGATGTTATCATGAGGGAATTCCGATCAGGGTCAAGCCGTGTTCTGATCACTACTGACTTGTTG GCTCGTGGGATTGATGTGCAACAAGTGTCATTGGTTATAAACTATGATCTACCTACCAATCGTGAAAACTATATTCACAG AATTGGCAGAGGGGGTCGATTTGGGAGGAAAGGTGTGGCTATAAACTTTGTTACTGAAGAAGACAAGAGGATTCTTCGTGACATTGAGACTTTCTACAATACTACAGTGGAGGAAATGCCAATGAATGTGGCTGACCTTATTTAA
- the RFC4 gene encoding replication factor C subunit 4 has product MQAFLKGTSISSKPPLTKDRGVAATARSSGESKKAKPVPWVEKYRPKYVDEVAFQEEVVAVLKKSLEGADLPNLLFYGPPGTGKTSTILAAARELFGPELFRLRVLELNASDERGIQVVREKVKNFAQLTVTGSRSDGKPCPPFKIVILDEADSMTSAAQAALRRTMEKESKTTRFCLICNYVSRIIEPLTSRCSKFRFKPLSDKIQQQRLLDIAGKEHIKISNEGLAHLVKVSEGDLRKAITFLQSATRLTGGKEVTEKVITDIAGVIPAETIDGVFAACQSGSFDKLEAVVKDLIDDGHAATQLINQLHDGVVENDNLSDKQKSVITEKLAEVDKCLADGADEHLQLISLCATVMQQLTQNC; this is encoded by the exons ATGCAGGCATTTCTAAAAGGCACATCTATCAGCAGTAAACCACCATTGACTAAGGATCGAGGAGTAGCTGCCACTGCCAGAAGTAGTGGAGAGAGCAAGAAAGCCAAACCTGTTCCGTGGGTGGAAAAATA tcGCCCAAAATACGTGGATGAAGTTGCTTTCCAGGAAGAAGTGGTTGCAGTGCTAAAAAAGTCTTTAGAAGGAGCTGAT CTCCCTAATCTCTTGTTTTACGGGCCACCTGGAACTGGAAAAACATCCACTATTTTGGCAGCAGCTAGGGAACTCTTTGG GCCTGAACTTTTTCGATTAAGAGTTCTTGAGTTAAATGCATCTGATGAACGTGGAATACAAGTAGTTAGAGAGAAAGTGAAGAATTTTGCCCAATTAACTGTGACAGGAAGCCGTTCAGA CGGGAAGCCATGtcctccttttaaaattgtgatccTGGATGAAGCAGATTCTATGACCTCAGCTGCTCAGGCAGCTTTAAGACGTACCATGGAGAAAGAGTCTAAAACTACCCGATTCTGTCTCATCTGTAACTATGTCAGTCG AATAATTGAACCTCTGACCTCTAGATGTTCTAAATTCCGCTTCAAACCTCTGTCAGATAAAATTCAACAGCAGCGATTACTAGACATCGCTGGTAAAGAACATATCAAAATTAGCAATGAG GGACTAGCTCATCTTGTTAAAGTGTCAGAAGGAGACTTAAGGAAAGCCATTACATTTCTTCAAAGTGCTACTCGATTAACAGGTGGAAAGGAGGTCACAGAAAAGGTGATCACAGACATTGCTGGG gTAATACCAGCTGAAACAATTGATGGAGTATTTGCTGCATGTCAGAGTGGCTCTTTTGACAAACTAGAAGCTGTGGTAAAG GACTTAATAGATGACGGTCATGCAGCAACTCAGCTTATAAATCAACTTCATGATGGGGTTGTAGAAAATGATAACCTTTCTGATAAACAGAAGTCTGTTATTACAGAAAAACTTGCT GAAGTTGATAAATGCTTAGCAGATGGTGCTGATGAACATCTACAGCTGATCAGCCTCTGCGCAACTGTCATGCAGCAGTTAACTCAGAATTGTTAA